From one Microbacter margulisiae genomic stretch:
- a CDS encoding glycoside hydrolase family 9 protein produces the protein MKNRYWLILLLSIGGLILNAQQWIRVNQMGYLPQDIKVAVWLSKENVHPDKFQVVNEMTGKTVYVGRDISCKKAKEPFIAAARLNFSPVKEAGRYYIKVGNVVSPSFLIGEDVYDGSADFLLRYMREQQCGYNPLLKDSCHRYDGVVIYNPKHNGETIPVYGGWHDASDYLKYVTTSANAVFEMLFAYQQNPKAFADHFDANGNPHSNGIPDILDEAKWGLDWLVRMNPDSDTYYNQVADDRDHASFRLPTEDSVDYGWGKGRARPVYGCLGTPEGLYKYKNRSRGLASTLGKYSSAYSLGAKLLAPYYPQFAALLKQKAVYAYRKGAANPGVCQTAPCVSPYFYEEDNWVDDMELAAVQLYDTNKQPGYLKNAVDYGRMEPVTPWMGADSAHHYQWYPFINLGHYFLALQQSNKRTSAEFIRNMRSGLERIRDRAGDDPFINGIPFIWCSNNLVVAAVTQCHLYRQLTGDTTFEEMEMALRDWLFGCNPWGKCMVIGLPADGDYPKHPHSALSAVYHYHIDGGLVDGPIYAPIFHNLRGVHLTYADPYAAFQSSRVVYHDDWADYSTNEPTMDGTASLCYYLSSLANPAAQNADSKYRVFEGGIIRGDTTQKNITLVFTGHEFYDGYSTIQKVLKKNNIHGAFFLTGDFYRAHPLLARQLQKDGNYMGIHSDKHLLYADWTKRDSTLVTPEVFEQDIMNNYHAMQEAGLKIDTPYYFLPAYEYYNTKISIWAKELGLELIDFTPGTTSNADYTTPDMQSYRSSSQIMKNILAYEGKYSLNGFLLLTHLGTDKRRTDKFYDKLDQLITTLQQKGYHFVPINALLGHN, from the coding sequence ATGAAAAATAGATATTGGCTTATATTATTATTGAGTATTGGGGGCTTGATATTGAACGCCCAGCAATGGATCAGAGTGAATCAAATGGGATATTTGCCGCAAGATATCAAGGTAGCCGTTTGGTTGAGTAAAGAGAATGTACATCCTGATAAGTTTCAGGTTGTGAATGAAATGACAGGCAAGACGGTATATGTTGGCCGGGATATCTCTTGCAAAAAAGCAAAAGAGCCTTTTATAGCTGCTGCACGCCTAAATTTTTCTCCTGTCAAGGAAGCAGGAAGATATTATATTAAAGTTGGGAATGTTGTCTCTCCATCTTTTCTTATTGGAGAAGATGTGTATGATGGGAGCGCTGATTTTCTGCTACGCTATATGCGGGAACAACAGTGTGGATACAATCCTCTTTTGAAGGATTCCTGCCATCGCTATGATGGAGTAGTGATTTATAATCCAAAACATAACGGGGAGACAATACCTGTGTATGGCGGCTGGCATGATGCTTCGGATTATTTGAAATATGTGACTACTTCGGCAAATGCAGTTTTTGAAATGCTGTTTGCTTATCAGCAGAATCCAAAAGCGTTTGCCGATCATTTTGACGCCAATGGTAATCCTCACAGCAACGGCATCCCTGATATTCTGGATGAAGCTAAATGGGGACTGGACTGGCTGGTACGGATGAATCCAGATAGCGATACCTATTATAATCAGGTTGCCGACGACAGAGATCATGCTTCGTTCCGGCTGCCAACGGAAGATTCTGTGGATTATGGCTGGGGAAAAGGAAGGGCGCGTCCCGTATATGGTTGCTTAGGGACACCGGAAGGATTGTATAAATATAAAAATCGGTCGAGAGGATTAGCCTCGACGCTTGGCAAGTATTCTTCAGCATATTCTTTGGGTGCTAAGCTATTGGCTCCTTATTATCCGCAATTCGCCGCTTTGTTGAAACAAAAAGCCGTGTATGCCTATCGAAAAGGGGCGGCAAATCCGGGTGTGTGTCAGACAGCGCCTTGTGTCTCTCCTTATTTTTACGAAGAAGATAACTGGGTAGATGATATGGAATTGGCTGCCGTTCAGCTTTATGATACGAATAAACAACCGGGGTATTTGAAAAACGCTGTCGATTATGGCCGGATGGAACCGGTAACTCCGTGGATGGGAGCTGACTCTGCTCATCACTACCAATGGTATCCTTTTATCAACTTAGGACATTATTTTTTAGCATTACAACAGTCGAATAAACGGACCAGTGCGGAATTTATCCGCAATATGCGTAGCGGGCTTGAACGAATCAGGGACCGTGCAGGAGATGACCCGTTTATCAACGGCATTCCGTTCATCTGGTGCTCTAATAACCTGGTTGTGGCAGCCGTTACTCAATGCCATCTCTACAGACAACTGACGGGAGATACTACTTTTGAGGAGATGGAAATGGCATTGCGTGACTGGTTGTTTGGCTGTAATCCATGGGGGAAATGTATGGTTATCGGGTTACCGGCTGACGGAGATTATCCGAAACATCCTCATTCAGCTTTGTCGGCAGTGTATCATTATCATATTGACGGGGGTCTGGTCGACGGGCCTATTTATGCTCCTATTTTTCATAATCTTAGAGGAGTGCACCTGACATATGCTGATCCTTATGCTGCTTTTCAATCATCCCGGGTTGTGTATCACGACGATTGGGCGGATTACTCGACGAATGAACCGACAATGGATGGAACTGCTTCTTTGTGTTATTACCTCTCTTCCCTTGCAAATCCTGCTGCTCAAAATGCGGATTCGAAATATCGTGTTTTCGAGGGAGGAATTATCCGTGGGGATACGACACAAAAAAATATCACGCTGGTTTTTACAGGGCATGAATTTTATGACGGATATTCAACGATACAGAAAGTATTGAAAAAGAATAATATTCATGGAGCTTTTTTCCTGACCGGTGATTTTTATCGTGCTCATCCTCTTTTAGCAAGACAACTGCAAAAAGATGGCAATTACATGGGAATCCATTCTGATAAACATTTATTGTATGCCGATTGGACGAAACGGGATTCAACTCTGGTAACGCCTGAAGTATTTGAACAAGATATCATGAATAATTACCATGCCATGCAAGAGGCCGGATTAAAAATAGATACACCCTATTATTTTCTACCGGCATATGAATATTATAATACAAAAATCAGTATATGGGCTAAAGAGTTAGGACTGGAGCTGATTGATTTTACTCCCGGCACTACTTCAAATGCCGATTATACGACTCCCGACATGCAATCGTATCGCTCCTCCAGTCAGATTATGAAGAATATACTTGCCTATGAAGGGAAATATTCATTAAATGGCTTTTTATTACTCACCCATTTGGGAACGGATAAACGCCGGACAGATAAATTTTATGATAAACTGGATCAACTTATTACGACGTTACAGCAAAAAGGATATCATTTTGTGCCAATAAATGCCTTATTAGGACATAATTAA
- a CDS encoding sodium:solute symporter, with amino-acid sequence MSLALLLTVFVVYTILFFIISWYTSRKADNSSYFQGNRKSPWFVVAYGMVGTSLSGVTMISVPGNVMNQSFFYMPMVLGFVVGYVVVAFVLLPLYYRMNLVSIYSYLESRFGFFTYKTGASFFLLSRILGAAVRIYLVVFVLHGLLPAGTIPFWVVALIFMVLIYLYTLKGGVKTIVWTDMLQTTFMILAVIVAVVVIAKQMGWNLNGMIAAVTSSHYSSWFDFNWDHSTYFVKQFVSGIFVTIVMTGLDQEMMQKNLSCKTVKDSQKNMMTTSFTIVIVNLLFLTLGAVLALYVKQHGGMAAMGISAVDQIFPAIATSYLGVVAGVIFLIGLVSSSYPSAGGALTSLTTSWCVDFVGFNRRTDLTEKRKITIRYRTHAIYSIVFFLLILVFYVLNDEAVINLVYQLASYTYGPLLGFFFFGILTRYQVRDRWMPFVAILSPAFCFLLDTLSNLFFHFGFGFTLLIVNGLFTFIGMWLLRKPAIQSINAVTE; translated from the coding sequence ATGTCGTTGGCTTTACTTCTGACCGTTTTTGTCGTTTATACGATTCTATTTTTTATTATTTCCTGGTACACATCCCGGAAGGCTGATAATAGTTCTTATTTTCAGGGAAACCGAAAATCTCCATGGTTTGTGGTGGCTTATGGTATGGTGGGGACTTCTTTATCGGGCGTTACGATGATCTCGGTTCCCGGCAATGTAATGAATCAATCCTTTTTTTATATGCCAATGGTGTTGGGATTTGTAGTGGGATATGTTGTCGTAGCCTTTGTATTATTGCCGCTTTATTACCGCATGAATCTGGTCTCTATCTATTCCTATCTGGAATCCCGGTTTGGATTTTTTACCTATAAAACAGGCGCTTCGTTTTTCTTGCTATCAAGGATTTTGGGTGCTGCCGTACGTATCTATCTGGTTGTTTTTGTACTGCATGGATTGTTGCCTGCAGGAACGATTCCTTTTTGGGTGGTTGCTCTGATTTTTATGGTGCTGATATATCTCTATACATTGAAGGGAGGTGTCAAAACTATTGTTTGGACTGATATGCTGCAAACTACCTTTATGATTCTGGCTGTGATTGTTGCTGTTGTGGTGATTGCAAAACAAATGGGGTGGAATCTGAATGGTATGATTGCTGCCGTGACGTCAAGCCACTACTCTTCCTGGTTTGATTTTAATTGGGATCACAGTACCTATTTTGTTAAGCAGTTTGTTAGCGGCATTTTTGTTACCATCGTGATGACGGGACTGGATCAGGAAATGATGCAGAAAAATCTGAGTTGTAAGACAGTAAAAGACTCTCAGAAAAACATGATGACTACAAGCTTTACCATTGTGATTGTTAATCTTTTGTTTTTGACATTGGGCGCTGTTCTGGCGCTTTATGTGAAGCAACATGGTGGAATGGCGGCAATGGGTATTTCGGCAGTAGATCAGATATTCCCAGCAATAGCTACCTCTTATTTAGGAGTAGTTGCCGGCGTCATCTTTTTAATAGGTCTGGTATCGTCATCATATCCCAGTGCAGGTGGAGCTTTAACCTCGTTAACTACTTCATGGTGTGTTGATTTTGTCGGATTTAACAGACGAACCGATTTGACGGAAAAACGTAAAATAACGATACGGTATCGCACCCATGCGATTTATTCTATTGTTTTCTTTTTGCTTATTCTTGTGTTTTATGTTTTGAATGATGAGGCTGTGATTAATCTTGTTTATCAATTGGCTTCATACACATACGGTCCGTTATTGGGATTTTTCTTTTTTGGGATTTTGACGCGTTATCAGGTGCGTGACCGCTGGATGCCTTTCGTGGCCATTTTGTCACCTGCATTTTGTTTCTTGCTGGATACGTTGAGTAATCTTTTCTTCCATTTTGGTTTTGGATTCACGTTGTTAATTGTCAATGGATTATTTACCTTCATTGGCATGTGGCTTTTGCGTAAACCTGCTATTCAATCGATCAATGCGGTGACAGAATGA